In Kordia antarctica, the following proteins share a genomic window:
- the infC gene encoding translation initiation factor IF-3 — protein sequence MNRKIIAPEVRLVGDNVEIGVYPTRKALAVAEEQELDLVEISPKASPPVCKVMDYKKFLYEQKKRDKSLKAKATKVTVKEIRFGPQTDDHDYEFKKKHAEKFLKEGSKLKAYVFFKGRSIIYKDQGQILLLRLAQELEEFGKVEQMPKLEGKRMIMFIAPKKK from the coding sequence ATTAACAGAAAAATCATTGCTCCCGAAGTGCGTCTTGTGGGAGATAATGTTGAGATTGGTGTTTACCCAACAAGGAAAGCGCTTGCCGTAGCAGAAGAACAAGAACTAGACTTGGTTGAAATTTCGCCAAAAGCTAGTCCACCAGTTTGTAAAGTAATGGATTATAAAAAATTCCTTTACGAGCAAAAGAAACGTGATAAATCATTAAAAGCAAAGGCAACGAAAGTAACTGTTAAGGAGATTCGTTTTGGTCCGCAAACTGATGATCACGATTATGAGTTTAAAAAGAAACACGCTGAAAAGTTCCTAAAAGAAGGATCAAAACTTAAAGCATACGTTTTCTTTAAAGGACGTTCTATCATCTATAAAGATCAAGGTCAAATCTTATTATTAAGGTTAGCCCAAGAACTTGAAGAGTTTGGAAAAGTGGAACAGATGCCAAAATTAGAAGGTAAGCGAATGATTATGTTCATCGCACCAAAAAAGAAATAA
- the rplT gene encoding 50S ribosomal protein L20: MPRSVNAVARRARRKKVLKQAKGYFGRRKNVWTVAKNAVDKAMGYSYRDRRNKKRTFRALWITRINAGARLNGLSYSQFMGKVKANDIELNRKVLADLAMNHPDTFKAIVEKVK; encoded by the coding sequence ATGCCAAGATCAGTAAACGCGGTAGCTCGTAGAGCCCGAAGAAAAAAGGTATTAAAACAAGCCAAAGGTTACTTTGGAAGACGTAAAAACGTTTGGACAGTTGCAAAGAACGCGGTTGACAAAGCTATGGGATATTCCTATAGAGACCGTAGAAATAAGAAAAGAACATTCCGTGCTTTATGGATTACTCGTATTAATGCGGGTGCTCGTTTAAACGGATTGTCTTATTCTCAATTCATGGGGAAAGTCAAAGCTAATGATATCGAATTAAACCGTAAGGTTTTAGCCGATTTAGCAATGAATCATCCTGATACTTTCAAAGCAATTGTTGAAAAAGTAAAATAA
- the galE gene encoding UDP-glucose 4-epimerase GalE produces the protein MKKCKVIVTGGCGYIGSHTVIELIDQNFEVVIFDDLSNSSEETLERIQSITSVTPIFVNVDLKDAEATDKAISEHADAVAVIHFAAHKAVGESVQKPLMYYKNNFYSLLNILSAQEQHKINTIIFSSSATVYGLPKSFPITEENETQRPFSPYGNTKKVAEEILDDYTKSQPDFSAISLRYFNPIGAHESGLIGELPNGIPNNLMPYITQTAVGIREKLMVYGNDYPTKDGTPIRDYIHVVDLAKAHVISVQRLINKEQEKNFEIFNLGTGNGSSVMDVINSFEKVTNVKLNYEITTRRDGDVPELYAATDLAKEKLNWVAEKSLDEMIDSSWKWEQYFRNKK, from the coding sequence ATGAAAAAATGTAAAGTCATCGTTACAGGCGGATGTGGATATATAGGTTCGCACACAGTGATAGAACTCATTGATCAAAATTTTGAAGTTGTTATTTTTGATGATTTGTCAAATTCTAGTGAAGAAACATTGGAACGTATTCAAAGCATTACAAGTGTGACGCCTATTTTCGTAAATGTAGATTTGAAAGATGCTGAAGCGACTGATAAAGCTATTTCAGAACATGCCGATGCTGTTGCAGTGATTCATTTTGCAGCGCACAAAGCGGTTGGAGAATCTGTGCAAAAGCCATTGATGTATTATAAAAATAATTTTTATTCATTATTGAATATACTTAGTGCGCAAGAACAACATAAAATTAATACTATTATTTTTTCTTCTTCAGCAACTGTTTACGGTTTGCCTAAAAGTTTTCCAATTACCGAAGAAAACGAGACGCAACGCCCATTTTCTCCGTATGGAAATACAAAAAAAGTAGCAGAAGAAATTTTAGATGATTATACAAAATCACAACCTGATTTTTCAGCAATATCTTTACGTTATTTTAACCCAATTGGCGCACATGAATCTGGATTGATTGGCGAATTACCCAATGGAATTCCTAATAACTTGATGCCGTATATTACGCAAACTGCCGTTGGAATTAGAGAAAAATTAATGGTGTATGGAAACGATTATCCAACAAAAGATGGCACACCAATTAGAGATTATATTCATGTGGTTGATTTAGCGAAAGCGCATGTAATTTCAGTGCAAAGGCTTATTAATAAAGAACAAGAGAAGAATTTTGAAATTTTTAATTTGGGTACAGGTAATGGAAGTTCTGTAATGGATGTGATCAATTCTTTTGAAAAAGTGACCAATGTAAAATTAAATTATGAAATCACAACGCGTCGAGACGGAGATGTTCCTGAATTATACGCTGCTACAGATTTGGCAAAGGAAAAGCTAAATTGGGTTGCTGAGAAATCCTTAGATGAAATGATTGATTCTTCATGGAAATGGGAACAATATTTTAGAAATAAAAAATAA
- the rpmI gene encoding 50S ribosomal protein L35, translating into MPKMKTKSSAKKRFKLTGSGKIKRKHAYKSHILTKKSKKRKLALTHSTLVHKNDVDSIKVQLRLK; encoded by the coding sequence ATGCCTAAAATGAAAACTAAATCCAGTGCAAAGAAGCGTTTTAAGCTTACAGGTTCTGGTAAAATTAAAAGAAAGCACGCCTACAAAAGTCACATCTTAACAAAGAAGTCTAAAAAGCGTAAGCTTGCATTAACTCATAGTACATTAGTACATAAAAATGATGTTGATAGTATTAAAGTTCAATTACGATTAAAGTAA
- the thrS gene encoding threonine--tRNA ligase — translation MIKITLPDGSVREFDSSVTPMEVAKNISEGFARNVISAKFNGTTLETTTPLTEDGALVLYTWKDDEGKKAFWHSSAHILAQAILELYPNAKLWVGPAVDNGFYYDVDMGEITISDKDFKTIEDKMLTIARGKHDFKMRAATKNEALDYYKDRNDYKVELVEGLEDGTITFCDHDTFTDLCLGGHIPNTGIVKAVKIMSVAGAYYKGDENNKQLTRIYGTSFPKQKDLKEYLELLEEAKKRDHRKLGKELELFTFSQKVGQGLPLWLPKGTALRSLLEDFLKKAQQKAGYEMVITPHIGQKELYVTSGHYEKYGADSFQAIKTPKEDEEFLLKPMNCPHHCEIYNAKPFSYKDLPKRFAEFGTVYRYEQSGELHGLTRVRGFTQDDAHIFCMPDQLDQEFKNVIDLVMYVFGSLGFENFTAQVSLRDPQKPEKYIGSDENWEKAENAIINAAKEKELNYVIEYGEAAFYGPKLDFMVKDALGRSWQLGTIQVDYNLPERFDLTYKGSDNELHRPVMIHRAPFGSMERFIAILLEHTGGNFPLWLTTEQAILLPVSEKYENYGKKVLSLLENHEIRAQIDNRNETVGKKIREAEMSKTPFMLIIGEQEEKDGTVSVRRHGVGDIGTLTMEAFAELVKTEVNNSLKPFNV, via the coding sequence ATGATAAAAATTACATTGCCAGACGGCTCAGTTAGAGAATTTGATTCGAGCGTAACTCCCATGGAAGTTGCTAAGAATATTAGTGAAGGTTTTGCGCGAAATGTTATTTCGGCAAAGTTTAATGGTACAACCCTAGAAACCACAACTCCACTTACGGAAGATGGAGCACTTGTTTTATACACCTGGAAAGACGACGAAGGAAAGAAAGCTTTTTGGCATTCTTCTGCGCACATTTTAGCGCAAGCTATTTTGGAATTGTATCCAAATGCTAAGTTATGGGTTGGTCCAGCGGTAGATAATGGTTTTTATTATGATGTTGATATGGGCGAAATCACCATCTCTGACAAGGATTTTAAGACGATTGAAGACAAAATGCTCACGATTGCCAGAGGAAAGCACGATTTTAAGATGCGCGCTGCCACTAAAAATGAAGCATTAGATTATTATAAAGATAGAAACGATTATAAAGTAGAACTTGTTGAAGGCTTAGAAGACGGAACGATTACTTTTTGTGATCACGATACGTTTACAGATTTATGCCTCGGCGGACATATTCCGAATACAGGAATTGTGAAAGCTGTAAAAATCATGAGTGTTGCCGGAGCCTATTATAAAGGAGACGAGAATAATAAACAGTTAACACGTATTTACGGAACTTCTTTTCCAAAACAAAAAGACCTTAAAGAGTATTTAGAGTTATTGGAAGAAGCGAAGAAACGAGATCATAGAAAACTTGGTAAAGAACTAGAGTTGTTTACGTTTTCACAGAAAGTTGGTCAAGGTTTGCCTTTGTGGTTGCCAAAAGGAACTGCACTGCGTTCACTATTGGAAGATTTCCTGAAGAAAGCACAACAGAAAGCTGGTTACGAAATGGTAATTACTCCGCATATTGGACAGAAAGAACTATATGTAACTTCTGGACATTATGAAAAGTATGGAGCCGATAGTTTTCAAGCTATTAAAACTCCGAAAGAAGATGAAGAGTTTTTATTGAAACCAATGAATTGTCCGCATCACTGCGAAATTTACAATGCAAAACCATTTAGTTATAAAGATTTACCAAAACGTTTCGCAGAATTTGGAACGGTTTATCGATATGAGCAAAGTGGCGAATTGCACGGATTAACGCGTGTTCGTGGATTTACGCAAGATGATGCACATATTTTCTGCATGCCAGATCAGTTGGATCAAGAGTTTAAAAATGTGATTGACTTAGTGATGTATGTTTTTGGTTCGTTAGGATTTGAAAACTTTACAGCGCAAGTTTCATTACGCGATCCTCAGAAGCCAGAAAAATACATTGGTTCTGATGAAAACTGGGAAAAAGCAGAAAATGCGATCATTAATGCTGCAAAAGAGAAAGAACTTAATTATGTCATCGAATATGGTGAAGCTGCCTTTTACGGTCCAAAATTAGATTTCATGGTGAAAGATGCTCTTGGGAGAAGCTGGCAACTAGGAACTATTCAGGTAGATTACAACTTGCCTGAGCGTTTCGATTTGACATATAAAGGAAGTGATAATGAGCTACATAGACCTGTAATGATTCACCGTGCGCCATTTGGAAGTATGGAACGTTTCATCGCAATTTTATTAGAACATACAGGCGGAAATTTCCCATTATGGCTCACCACAGAACAAGCAATTTTGTTACCTGTGAGTGAAAAATATGAGAATTACGGTAAAAAAGTTTTAAGTTTGTTAGAAAATCACGAAATTCGCGCCCAAATCGACAACAGAAATGAAACTGTCGGTAAGAAAATCCGTGAAGCAGAAATGAGCAAAACACCGTTCATGCTAATCATTGGAGAACAAGAAGAGAAAGATGGCACAGTTTCTGTACGAAGACATGGTGTTGGAGATATTGGAACTTTAACTATGGAGGCTTTCGCCGAATTAGTTAAGACAGAAGTAAATAATAGCTTGAAACCATTTAATGTTTAA
- a CDS encoding JAB domain-containing protein: MNVRLTEAQKKTILNAYDIYSVMQQILLRQNKIRRAQEHFWVVGLKADNTILFIELVAIGAQNRVNVSPPDVFRMAIYKLAVRMIIVHNHPSGNLKPSQADKNITDRLLKVGKIINIDVIDHLIITETGFTSFKDKGIIDELRKSGFYELIEQESEQMKAFKLQIEKDKADKTARVDIARRLKALGADVDYIKKATGLNKREIDKA, encoded by the coding sequence ATGAATGTAAGACTTACCGAAGCACAAAAGAAAACGATTCTTAATGCGTACGACATATATAGCGTAATGCAACAAATTTTACTGCGTCAAAATAAGATTCGTAGAGCGCAGGAACATTTTTGGGTTGTTGGGTTGAAAGCCGATAATACGATACTTTTTATTGAACTCGTTGCCATTGGCGCACAAAATAGAGTGAATGTGTCGCCGCCCGATGTTTTCCGTATGGCTATTTATAAATTAGCCGTACGCATGATTATAGTACATAACCATCCAAGCGGAAATTTGAAACCCTCACAAGCTGACAAAAATATTACGGATAGACTCTTAAAGGTTGGAAAAATAATTAATATTGATGTTATAGATCATTTGATTATTACGGAAACTGGTTTTACAAGTTTTAAAGATAAAGGCATCATTGATGAACTCCGCAAAAGTGGTTTTTATGAACTGATAGAACAGGAATCGGAACAAATGAAAGCTTTTAAATTACAGATTGAAAAAGATAAAGCAGACAAAACTGCACGTGTAGATATTGCAAGGCGTTTAAAAGCACTTGGTGCAGATGTTGACTATATTAAGAAAGCTACGGGACTTAATAAACGTGAGATTGACAAAGCTTAG
- a CDS encoding LacI family DNA-binding transcriptional regulator: MATNRITLSKISKALNLSVSTISKSLSDSPEISDITKKRVKEFAAQCKYTPNNLAASFRRGFTNTIGLIIPNISNPFYAKILIGIEKYLDENGYKLITSISGDSIEKETKNISVMTNGFVDGVIICISKEAVLKQDYDHINSIVNNGIPLTMFDRICDEVICDKVIINDFGAAFEAVESLIHSGCKHIIMTSPTKKLKHHNLREQGFLAAIENHKHTVKGTVISVDSIKLLADTLNASIKEDPSIDGVFAINQKAVKQALLIKQQIEKEQQRTIKIAGFSDDTQKSNDNSLITINQNALSIGKESAKLLLNRIKVQNKEPFVTETVNVQLV; this comes from the coding sequence ATGGCTACAAATAGAATTACACTTTCGAAAATTTCTAAAGCACTCAATTTATCGGTATCTACAATTTCTAAATCGCTTTCTGATAGTCCTGAAATTAGTGATATAACCAAAAAACGTGTAAAAGAGTTTGCAGCGCAATGCAAGTATACACCTAATAATTTGGCAGCAAGTTTTCGCAGAGGTTTTACAAATACTATTGGACTCATTATACCAAATATTTCGAATCCGTTTTACGCTAAAATACTGATAGGTATTGAAAAATATTTAGATGAAAATGGCTATAAATTGATTACTTCTATTTCTGGTGATTCTATTGAAAAAGAAACGAAAAATATCTCTGTAATGACGAATGGATTTGTTGATGGAGTAATTATTTGTATTTCAAAAGAAGCTGTGTTAAAACAAGATTACGACCACATCAATAGCATTGTAAATAATGGCATTCCATTAACAATGTTTGATAGAATTTGTGATGAAGTAATCTGTGATAAAGTTATTATTAATGATTTTGGAGCTGCTTTTGAAGCCGTAGAAAGTCTTATTCACAGTGGTTGCAAACATATTATTATGACTTCGCCAACAAAAAAATTAAAGCACCACAATTTAAGAGAACAAGGTTTTTTAGCTGCTATTGAAAATCACAAACATACCGTAAAAGGTACTGTTATAAGTGTAGATTCTATAAAATTGCTTGCCGATACTTTAAACGCTTCTATTAAAGAAGATCCAAGTATAGATGGTGTTTTTGCCATTAATCAAAAAGCGGTAAAACAAGCACTGCTTATCAAACAACAGATTGAAAAAGAACAACAACGAACAATAAAAATTGCAGGTTTCAGTGATGATACGCAAAAAAGCAATGACAATTCGCTTATTACAATCAATCAGAATGCATTAAGTATTGGTAAAGAATCTGCTAAATTATTACTTAATAGGATTAAAGTTCAAAACAAGGAACCTTTTGTAACAGAAACGGTGAACGTACAACTTGTTTAG